The Flavobacterium psychrotrophum region CCATTTTTTTCCATTGCGCATACTTCAATGCTTCCGGCTACAATGCGGCGTGTTATTTTTCCGTCAGGAGAATTACATATGTTATTTCGGGTAGCATCTATAAACTCCTTTTTATTCTGAATGCCGCCCTTGTCATGGTAAAACTCCAGGTCATCGGCAAGAATATTATCAAGGATTTTATAGTTACAGTTATTAAAGCCCTGGTCAAAAAGCAGGCTGTCCATTTTTATGGCTTTGAGGTATAAATCAGAACCTTTACGTTCCTGGGCATTCATAAAGCCGATAGAAAACAAAGCAGCTATGAGCATACTTATTACTCCTGTTTTAAAATACTGTTTATGATGCTGTTTCATTAGAGTGAAGTTAAATTTAAAATCTAATTTCTGAAATCTTAAATAAAAAAAGCAGGCCTGTAAGCCGGATTCTGTATTGCGCCAAAGCACAACCCTTATCATTTATCTGGTAATAACATTGCTGTTACTATCTATCTGCCTACCCCCCGGCATCGGGCGGGCCGCCCTACATATAGCCGGTATACATGGCATTTCACCGCAAAGAGTTTACCTGGTTTCACTACAGCATTACCTGTACATACTTTCTGTTGCACTTGTCCTCCCTCCCGCCGAGGCGGAAAGTGACGGGCGTTACCCGCTAAGCTGCCCTCTGGTGTCCGGACTTTCCTCCCTCACGCAAGCGTGAAAGCGATAAGGCGGCCTGCTTTGGCGGCAAAAGTACGATTAAGTTTGAAAGTTATAATGTAGAATGTTGTAAAGTTCTGCACGCTATTCAAAACTTTCAACGTTTAAACACAATTCAGTTTAACATTCCGTTGGCAGCCATGCGTTGGCGTAATTTTTACCTTTAGGTATATAAAGCGAACGTACTTAAAAACACATATCATGGACAGACAAATGTATCACTACGCCACCGTTTCTAAGGCATTACAGGAACTGGCAGAAAAAGGTTTTACAACAGATTTTAACCTTGAAGAAGACCGTATTAAAAGCCGCACCGAAGACTTTACGGTAGAGCACGTTTATCGTTATGAGGGCGAATCTGACCCTGGTGATGAGGCTACCGTATACGGCATATCATCTAACAATGGCGAAAAAGGCGTGTTTGTGGCCGGTGCCGGTGCATTTGGCGAAAAAAGCGCAGCAAAGGCACTGCACGAACTAACTATGCAAGGCAGGGATAGCTAAGATGAACCGCCTGCAAAAAAAACTCGAAAAAATAGGGAGCGATCCTAAAATAACCGCAAAGGCTGTTGGCCTGCGCTATGCCCTTAGTACCGACAAAGGCTATTACAGGAAGCGCCGTGCCAACAGTTTTTCTTATGTAGATGAAAATCGTGCTGCTGTAAAAGATAAAGATGTACTGGAACGTATTAAGACACTCGTTATTCCGCCGGCGTGGGAAAATGTATGGATATCTCCGTTTGAAAACGGGCACCTGCAAGTAACAGGTACCGATGCAAAAGGCCGCAAGCAGTACCGCTATCATCCGCACTGGAACAAGATACGCAACCAGAGCAAATTTTACCGCCTGCGCCGTTTTGGGCTTGCCCTGCCCCACATTCGTGAGCAGGTAGATAAAGACCTGGCACGCCATGGCCTGCCCTATGAAAAAGTTGTTGCCCTTGTAATAAAGCTTATTGAGCTTACAAACATCCGCATAGGTAATGATGCTTACAAAAAACTATATGGGTCTTTTGGACTTACCACACTGCGCGACAGGCACGTAAAATTTGAAGGTAGCACCGTATGGTTTGAGTTTGTAGGCAAAAAAGGTATTAAGCACAAAATAAAGCTGCAAAGCCGCCGTATGGCGAACCTGGTAAAAAAATGCAGGGACATACCGGGACAGGAACTCTTTCAGTATTATGATGACGATGGCAAACACCACACCATAGGATCGGCAGATGTAAATCATTACCTTAAGGAAGTTTCGGGTGAAGATTTTAGTGCCAAGGATTTTCGTGCCTGGGCAGGTAGCCTTAATGCCTTATGCGCCTTTCATGAACTTGGCGAATTTACCACCCAGACAGAACTTAAAAAGAATATCATAAATGTGTTTGACCATGTAGCCGGGAAGCTAGGCAATACCCGCACGGTTTGTAAAAAATACTATGTACACCCCACAGTCGTAGCCGCTTATGAAAAGGGTTCGATATGGAACTATAAGGCCACCATTACCGAAAAGGACAATGCAGGCGAACTCAATCCTTCTGAAAAAGCCTTACTTAACTTACTTACTACAGAAGACATAGCGGAGGTGGTGGGGTAATCTATTTAAATATTGAAAGATTTAAGATTGAAAAATTCATTGACCATAGAAGTTTATTATTTTTATAGTAATTTTCAGGTTATAAAATATTTTAATCTTTCAATCTTAAATCTTTCAATCTTAAATCTTTCAATCAAATTTGGAAAACTACACTGTAGTATTGTTTATACTCGCCATCATGATATGCCTTTCTGCCCTGGCAGATAAGATAAAACTACCTTACCCTATTATACTTATCGTTGCGGGCATTGCCATAGGCTTTACACCATCTCTCCCTAAAATTTCTATAGACCCGGAGATCATTTTCCTGATATTTTTGCCGCCACTGCTGTATGATGCTGCCTTTAACATCTCGATGAATGATTTTAAAACCCAATTCAATACCATAAGTACACTGGCTATTACGCTTGTTTTTCTTACTACAGCGGGTATAGCTGCCGTAGCCTACTTTTTGGTTCCCGGTATGACCTGGCCGCTGGCATTTGTACTTGGCGCCATACTATCTGCTACCGATGCCGTTGCTGCCATGAGTATTACAAAAGGGCTGGGCTTATCGCACAAAACAAATACCATACTTGAGGGTGAAAGCCTTATAAACGATGCATCTGCACTGGTAGCCTACCGCTTTGCTGTAGCTGCCGCAACAGGAACAGCCTTTGTATTTTGGCGTGCTGCATGGGAGTTTATTGTACTACTGGCAGGTGGGTTTTTAATTGGTTTCCTTATGGGAAAAATAACATTTGTACTTCAGTTCATAAAAAACAACAGCATTGTAATTGTCAGCTTCCTGTTATTACTGCCTTTTGTAACCTATCTGGTTGCAGAAGAATTTCACGTATCGGGTGTTATAGCGGTAGTTGTTTTGGGTTTATCTGTCTCGTTTTTGAGCAACAGGGTTTTTCCTGAACATTTAAAAAACCAGTCGCGCCACATTTGGGACATTATTATATTCCTGCTTAACGGACTCATTTTTATTTTAATTGGCCTGCAGTTTCCTTACGTATTAAAGAATATACCATCAGAAAAAGTTGGACCATACATAGGTTATGCCTTTATAATTACAATAGTTACGCTAATTATCAGGATGCTTAGGGTGTTTAGCCAAAGAATGAACCTTCAAACCGCATTCAGAAAAAGAAGAGGACGTATCAGTAAAGAAGCATTACTGGATTTAAGAAACAGTCTTATCATAAGCTGGAGTGGTATGCGTGGCATTGTATCGCTTGCAATTGCCCTTGGTTTACCCGAAGAGCTTGGCGATGGCAGCCCGTTTCCGCTACGCAACGAGATTATCTTTATATCGGTTGCCGTTGTGCTGTTTACACTGTTAGGGCAAGGGCTTACCCTGCCATTTATAGTAAGAAAACTGACACGAAAGCCACAGGAATAATAATTACTTTTTACGATATATCGTAAATTATAAAATACAAACCATGAAAAAACAGTTCCTATTACTCATCGGTTTACTGGTTTTAAACGCTGCTAGCGCACAGTATGCAGATCCTAATTTCCCTAAGCCTACGGCAGGTTATGGCAGCGATGGCATACATAATGTAGCTGTAGAAACGTTTAACAATCCTAATTTTATAGGTCATACCATAAATATTTACCATCCGGCAGATGTAACTACACCTGTACCTACAATATTTTACAGCCATGCTTATGGTGGCAACGATCCTGAGAACATTATTGGCGTGCTTAACTTCATTGCCTCAAAAGGTTATGCAGTAGTATTTGTTCCTTATCAAACTTTAGCTACTGTTACCGTGCCGGAACGCTATGCCAACCTGGCAGCAGGTTTCCGAAAGGCAACACATGACTATCCAAATATAATTGATACCACAAAAGTTGGCTTTTTAGGACATTCATTTGGCGGTGCTGCTTCCTTTGGCATTAGCCATGAGCTGTTTACAATTGACGAATGGGGACAAAACGGACGTTTTATCTATGCGCTGGCACAATGGTATGCTTATAATTTAAGTCCTGATGACCTTACCTCCTATCCTGAAAACACAAAAGTACTTTTCGAAATATTTAACGACGACAGCTATAACGACCACCGCATGGCAGCCGACATTTTTAACCATATTACCGTGCCGGGATCAGAGAAAGATTTTCTCCTGGTACCGTCATCTACTGTAAATGGCTATACTTATTCTTCAGAGCACAACCTGCCCAATACATCAGCAGCTTTTGATGCACTTGATTATTATGCTTACTACCGCCTGCTTGATGCGCTCATTGACTATTCGTTTAACGGAAACACGGCCGGAAAAGATGTTGCCCTTGGCCATGGCAGCACAGCACAGGTAAGCATGCCCGGCACCATGGCAGATTTAGTGCAGTATAACAGTCCTGCTATTTTGTATCCGCAGGATAAGTATCAGTTTCCCTGTAATAATGAAGCTGAAAATCCAAGGGTGGGCTATTGCGCGGAAACAGCAGATGTAGCCAATTTTACAGCAAATTCCATTAGCATTTATCCAAACCCTGCCGGAAGGTATTTGTACATACAAAATAAACAGGCGGTAACATTACAGGTTACCATATTTAATAACCTGGGGCAACATATGGGCAACTATTCATCTGCCCAAAATCAAATAAGTATTGATACTTCTGCCCTGCAACCCGGTGTTTATTTTTTGAGTATAAATAACATCAGGTCAAAATTCATTAAATCGTAATGTTATTGGTTTAAATCATTTAGCTGTAATGTGGATAAGTACTTCAAAATTCTGAATTCTGAATTCTGAATTCTGAAATAAAATCGAGTATCTTTGCCACTCTATGGAACAGTTTATTGTATCAGCCCGCAAGTACCGCCCCCAAACGTTTAAAGACGTTGTGGGTCAGCAGGCTATTACAAATACACTGCTAAATGCCATAGAGAGCAACCACTTAGCACAGGCACTGTTATTTACCGGGCCCCGTGGTGTGGGTAAAACTACCTGTGCGCGTATCCTGGCTCGTAAAATAAATCAGGAGGGTTATGACGACCCTTATGAGGATTTTGCCTTTAACGTGTTTGAGCTCGATGCTGCCAGTAATAACTCGGTAGACGATATCCGCAGCCTTATAGACCAGGTACGCATACCGCCACAAACGGGTAAATACAAAGTGTACATTATAGATGAGGTGCACATGCTCTCTCAGGCCGCTTTTAACGCGTTCCTTAAAACGCTCGAAGAACCGCCTCGCCACGCCATTTTTATACTGGCTACGACAGAGAAGCACAAGATTATACCTACCATACTTTCGCGCTGCCAGATATTCGATTTTAAGCGTATAACGGTTAAGGATGCTAAAGAGCACCTTGCCGAAGTAGCGCGCAGCCAGGACATTACTTTTGAAGATGATGCCCTGCACATTATTGCCCAAAAGGCAGATGGTGCCATGCGCGATGCCCTGTCTATATTTGACCGTGTAGTAAGCTATTGTGGCAAGAACCTTACACGACAGGCTGTTACCGAAAACCTGAACGTACTCGATTATGAGTACTACATTAAGGTAACCGACCTGATATTAGAAAACCGTATCCCGGACTTGTTACTTGCTTATAATGATATTCTTGCAAAAGGTTTTGACGGTCACCACTTTGTAGCCGGGCTTGCCAGTCACTTCCGTGATTTGATGGTATGCCAAAACCCTGCTACGCTGGTGCTTTTAGAAGCCGGCGAAGTGGCGCAGAATATGTACCGTGCCCAAAGCCAGAAAGCCAGCCAGGCATTTTTGCTACAGGCCATAGATATTGCTAACGACTGCGACCTTAAGTATAAAGTAAGCCAAAATCAGCGCCTTTTAGCTGAGCTTTGCCTTATGCAGCTTGCCTCCATCACCTTTGATGGAGAAAAAAAAAAGTTGACGGGTTTATAATTCCCCCTCATTATTTTAAAGATGTTGTTTTGGGCAATGTACCCCTGCAGCAGCAAAATATCACACAACCTGCGGCTCAGCCAACTGTAGCCGAAGAAAAGCCGGCTACGATAACACCACTGCCTGCCGCCGAACTTGAGGTAGAAACACCCGAAGTTGTAACACCAGCGGTTGTTAAGCCACAACCTCTTGATGATGGTTCGCCCCGTGTAAGTGCGTTTTCTTTATCTAGTATCAGGCAAAAGCGTGAGTTGCAGGAAAACCATAAAGCCATTATTCGCCATAGCGAAGAAATGCCAAAACAGGCCTTTAGCGAAACCGATATGCGCCTGCTGTGGAACAAGTTTGCACAGCGCCTTAGCGACAGCGGCCAAAAAATCATGTCTACCTACATGATGATAAACGATCCTTATCTTGATGCTAATGGTTCTACGATAAGGCTGGAGTTACCTAACGAAGGCAGTAAGGTAGATTTTGATGCAAGCAAACTGGAACTTGTGGGCTACCTGCGGGGTAAGCTGCACAACCACGACATTATGGTAGAAGTGCATGTAAATGAAACAACATCTACCCGCCACGCCTTTACTCCCGAAGAAAAGTACAATAAGCTTAAAGCTATGAACCCGGCGTTAGAAAGCTTACGCAAGATGTTTGACCTTGACTTTTAAATGCACATTTATGGCTAAAATTTATATACTCTTAGTCGCATTAACAATACTTACCGGTTGCCGTTCGCACCATGTATCACAAGACATTGCTACCGAAGAACGTGAATTTACAGACGAAGACAGTATTATAAATCAGGCCAATGTGTATGAAACGTTATATACAGGCTTTGGCATGGGAGAGCCAATATCCGGCACCGATACTATAAAACACTTCGTAAAACTGGAGCTTATTACAAAAGCCTTTTTTGACCAAAAGAGAAAAACAGCTGTAGATTATCTTACACATGATACCCAAATCAAAAAGAAGGATAGTGTACTTACCTTACCCTGTCGTGACAGCATTATCATTTTAACCGACCACGAGGTTGATGATGAAACACGCCATACACATGAGTATATGGGTTATATACCATTTTTAAATAAATATGTTGTGTCGGGCGCTTATTGGGAAGATCGAGATGTGCAGCTTCTTGATAAAATCACAGGTAAACTTACTGCTACACTCTCAGAGTATCCTTTTATATCGCCAGACAAGAAGTTTATACTTGACGTCACGGCTAACATTTATGATACTACTGCTGATATGCACATTTTTAGAATAACTAAAAGTGGTATTGGGCAGGCATTATATACTACATTCAAAAACTGGATGCCTGAGATTACAATAGCCTTTTACAGTAAAGATGGTAGTTTTTACACGCCCGTAAAACACCCCAAACGCTTTTGGGATAAAACAGGTAATTATAGTACAGATTATCAATACCTTAAAATTACGATACTTGAAAAAAACATCCCAAAGGTTATTACACCCATCCCATATTAAAGGCTTTTTGTAAAATCTCGTAAGTAGATTTTGCTTCGCTCTTTTTAAGCATATTTTTGCGGTGTACGTCTACGGTATATTTACTGATGCTCAGCATTTCGCTTATTTCCTGGCTACTCATTCCGGCGGCAAGCGCCTGTAGTATCTGGCGTTCGCGTTTTGTAAAAAAGCCTTTTTCTGCAGCAAGGTCTTTTTCAGTATCCACATTAAGGTAAGAGGGTGAGCCATCCAGCCCAATAAAAGACAATTGGGGTTTTCCCGATGTTTTAAGATGGTCAATATCTGTGTCTACAGCAAAGGTTTTAATATCCTCTGCGTCATGCTGTATGATAACAAACTGGTGCAGGATGCGTATGTAGCTGCCGTCTGATTTTTTAAATCTCAGGTCATACTGCACCTTATAACTAAACAAACTGTTACCCGAAAGTTCGCCAAAAAAGTTGCGTACCGCTGCCTCAAAGCTCACAAAATAAGGTACATCTTCAGGGTGTATAAAACTTACAATGTCTTCAAGCGTTACATCGGCCTCATATCCTATAACCTCTTTTATTTCGGGGCTTACATATTCCAGCATGGATTTTCGGACATTGACCACATAAAAAAAGAAGCTCCCCGCATGAAAAACATCCAGTAATTTTCTCTGGAAACCAAGATCAAAATTCTCATCAAGAACATTTTCACCTTTTGCTATGGTTTCCCAAATTTTTTTGACTTCTTTTAAAGCTTTCATAAACACCCCGGTTTTACGAAGCTAATTTAACATTTAATTCACATTAAAACGATTAAGTACGCATTATTTAATTGTGAATTTTCAATGAGACCCCTATTTTTAACAGGTGTATGAAATTATTTACATTTAAAGAAACAGCAATTAACTACCAGATAACCTGATTTTTGCCTTTCTCTGCTAAAAAAGCGTTGGTTTTACTAAAATGCTTATTACCAAACCACAAACCCCTATTAGCGCTTAGTGGCGATGGGTGTCCGCTTTCCAGCACAAGATGGCGGCTGCGATTTACACGGGCGCCTTTCTTTTTGGCAGGCCCACCCCACAACAGGAATACTACATTCTCTTTTTCGTCAGATATTTTTTGTATCACGGCATCGGTAAAGGTTTCCCATCCCTGTCCCTGATGGCTGTTAGCTTCACCTTTTCGTACCGTAAGTACCGAGTTAAGCAATAGCACACCCTGCTCTGCCCAGCGCTCTAAATTGCCTGTTGGCGGAAAAGGCTTATCAAGGTCAGCCTGTATCTCTTTAAATATATTAAGCAATGACGGCGGCATGGGTATACC contains the following coding sequences:
- a CDS encoding nuclear transport factor 2 family protein, whose protein sequence is MKQHHKQYFKTGVISMLIAALFSIGFMNAQERKGSDLYLKAIKMDSLLFDQGFNNCNYKILDNILADDLEFYHDKGGIQNKKEFIDATRNNICNSPDGKITRRIVAGSIEVCAMEKNGVVYGALETGEHEFYMQEPGKSAYKTGRAKFTCLWVIDTKGSWKLKRVFSYNHQPAE
- a CDS encoding DNA topoisomerase IB; the protein is MNRLQKKLEKIGSDPKITAKAVGLRYALSTDKGYYRKRRANSFSYVDENRAAVKDKDVLERIKTLVIPPAWENVWISPFENGHLQVTGTDAKGRKQYRYHPHWNKIRNQSKFYRLRRFGLALPHIREQVDKDLARHGLPYEKVVALVIKLIELTNIRIGNDAYKKLYGSFGLTTLRDRHVKFEGSTVWFEFVGKKGIKHKIKLQSRRMANLVKKCRDIPGQELFQYYDDDGKHHTIGSADVNHYLKEVSGEDFSAKDFRAWAGSLNALCAFHELGEFTTQTELKKNIINVFDHVAGKLGNTRTVCKKYYVHPTVVAAYEKGSIWNYKATITEKDNAGELNPSEKALLNLLTTEDIAEVVG
- a CDS encoding Na+/H+ antiporter, with protein sequence MENYTVVLFILAIMICLSALADKIKLPYPIILIVAGIAIGFTPSLPKISIDPEIIFLIFLPPLLYDAAFNISMNDFKTQFNTISTLAITLVFLTTAGIAAVAYFLVPGMTWPLAFVLGAILSATDAVAAMSITKGLGLSHKTNTILEGESLINDASALVAYRFAVAAATGTAFVFWRAAWEFIVLLAGGFLIGFLMGKITFVLQFIKNNSIVIVSFLLLLPFVTYLVAEEFHVSGVIAVVVLGLSVSFLSNRVFPEHLKNQSRHIWDIIIFLLNGLIFILIGLQFPYVLKNIPSEKVGPYIGYAFIITIVTLIIRMLRVFSQRMNLQTAFRKRRGRISKEALLDLRNSLIISWSGMRGIVSLAIALGLPEELGDGSPFPLRNEIIFISVAVVLFTLLGQGLTLPFIVRKLTRKPQE
- a CDS encoding T9SS type A sorting domain-containing protein, whose translation is MKKQFLLLIGLLVLNAASAQYADPNFPKPTAGYGSDGIHNVAVETFNNPNFIGHTINIYHPADVTTPVPTIFYSHAYGGNDPENIIGVLNFIASKGYAVVFVPYQTLATVTVPERYANLAAGFRKATHDYPNIIDTTKVGFLGHSFGGAASFGISHELFTIDEWGQNGRFIYALAQWYAYNLSPDDLTSYPENTKVLFEIFNDDSYNDHRMAADIFNHITVPGSEKDFLLVPSSTVNGYTYSSEHNLPNTSAAFDALDYYAYYRLLDALIDYSFNGNTAGKDVALGHGSTAQVSMPGTMADLVQYNSPAILYPQDKYQFPCNNEAENPRVGYCAETADVANFTANSISIYPNPAGRYLYIQNKQAVTLQVTIFNNLGQHMGNYSSAQNQISIDTSALQPGVYFLSINNIRSKFIKS
- the dnaX gene encoding DNA polymerase III subunit gamma/tau, with translation MEQFIVSARKYRPQTFKDVVGQQAITNTLLNAIESNHLAQALLFTGPRGVGKTTCARILARKINQEGYDDPYEDFAFNVFELDAASNNSVDDIRSLIDQVRIPPQTGKYKVYIIDEVHMLSQAAFNAFLKTLEEPPRHAIFILATTEKHKIIPTILSRCQIFDFKRITVKDAKEHLAEVARSQDITFEDDALHIIAQKADGAMRDALSIFDRVVSYCGKNLTRQAVTENLNVLDYEYYIKVTDLILENRIPDLLLAYNDILAKGFDGHHFVAGLASHFRDLMVCQNPATLVLLEAGEVAQNMYRAQSQKASQAFLLQAIDIANDCDLKYKVSQNQRLLAELCLMQLASITFDGEKKKLTGL
- a CDS encoding DNA polymerase III subunit gamma/tau; protein product: MGNVPLQQQNITQPAAQPTVAEEKPATITPLPAAELEVETPEVVTPAVVKPQPLDDGSPRVSAFSLSSIRQKRELQENHKAIIRHSEEMPKQAFSETDMRLLWNKFAQRLSDSGQKIMSTYMMINDPYLDANGSTIRLELPNEGSKVDFDASKLELVGYLRGKLHNHDIMVEVHVNETTSTRHAFTPEEKYNKLKAMNPALESLRKMFDLDF
- a CDS encoding LuxR C-terminal-related transcriptional regulator codes for the protein MKALKEVKKIWETIAKGENVLDENFDLGFQRKLLDVFHAGSFFFYVVNVRKSMLEYVSPEIKEVIGYEADVTLEDIVSFIHPEDVPYFVSFEAAVRNFFGELSGNSLFSYKVQYDLRFKKSDGSYIRILHQFVIIQHDAEDIKTFAVDTDIDHLKTSGKPQLSFIGLDGSPSYLNVDTEKDLAAEKGFFTKRERQILQALAAGMSSQEISEMLSISKYTVDVHRKNMLKKSEAKSTYEILQKAFNMGWV
- the ung gene encoding uracil-DNA glycosylase, which translates into the protein MDVNIHPSWKAVLSAEFEKPYFEHLIPFVKQQYADHICYPPGKQIFSAFDHCPFDKVEVVILGQDPYHGPGQANGLCFSVNDGIPMPPSLLNIFKEIQADLDKPFPPTGNLERWAEQGVLLLNSVLTVRKGEANSHQGQGWETFTDAVIQKISDEKENVVFLLWGGPAKKKGARVNRSRHLVLESGHPSPLSANRGLWFGNKHFSKTNAFLAEKGKNQVIW